The DNA window TTACTATGAGAGAGCCGCTGATCTCTTCCAAACTGAAGAGGTGTCCACATCAGCAAATCAATGCAGGCAGAAAATTGCACAATTTGCTGCGCAGCTGGAACAGTTGAGTTTGCTTGCCCTCTCTGTATGTATAGTCTCATGTTGCTTGAATGGGAGTTGtttcatacatatatattagtCATTgggggagggggggggggggggggtgcctctttttttcttttcttattagAATCATTTGCTGTGGTACTAATGCATGTTGTTTTAATCGACACATTTTAATACACCTCTGTTTGGTACTCTATTAATAATTTTACTACATGGAGATGGACAAAATCTATTGCTATTTTCATCCTTAATCCGTGCATTTCTGGTTGCATGTCTGCTGTTTCCACTCCATATAGTGAACCATGTTTGCATAAATTATTGGTGGCTGTTGAGCATGCTAGATGGAAAAGAACCCAATGCACCATTTGATCACACTCTTTAAGGCTGAAAGTCTGTTCAGTTGGAAGTAGACAATGATAATTGGTAACATTTTTCTCAGATATCAAAAGGCTATTGAGATTTATGAAGATATAGGACGACAATCATTGAATAATAATTTGTTGAAGTATGGAGTTAAAGGGCACCTTCTTAATGCTGGTCTTTGCCAGCTCTGCAAGGGTGATGTTGTTGCAATAAACAATGCATTAGAGCGATACCAGGTATAATTTTTGAAGGTACACAAACCCAAGTATCCGTTATATAATATGTACTGTTGATGTgaatttgtttttctttatttgtAGGATTTGGATCCAACATTTTCTGGAACACGCGAGTACAGATTGCTGGAAGTATGTCATTTTCCTCGAgcattgattatgtatatttatattttatactcTTCTTCTAAATATTTTGATGGCTATATCCCATCCTTCTGTTAAATGGATTTTTCTTGTTAAAAAACTTTGCTAATCATTATGTTTCTTCTGTTTTTGTTATTGCTACTGGCATATAATTTATGCTTTGTTTTTCAGCATTGATCTGTTTTTTTAATGAGAAGTTCATGTATTTATGATTGCTATACGTACTGATCACAGGATTTAGCTGCTGCGCTTGATGAAGAAGATGTTGAGAGGTTCACTGGTGCTATTAAGGAATTTGACAGCATGACCCGTTTGGTAAGTGAATTGTTctgttagttttttttttaaacttgatTTGGAGTCTTATGTCGTGATTTGAACTTGTGCAACAGCCTATCTTTGTCGATAATCTGATTCAAATTATTTCTCCATGAGGCATGGCTTAATATTTTAACTCATTGTTTGTAAATCAGTCATTATTTTAACTTCTAGCTAGTTGTGTACATTGAATTAGATTGTCTTTGATCATCCCTTACATTACCTGTGGTTTCATGTGTCAGTATGTGGTATTATTTTACAAAGAATGCCTAAGTTGTTTGTTTAACAAGAAGATAGCTGTTGCTTCTATTTGACAGTCATCTCGGCCTTTCGATGCCACTGTCTTTTGAgatgaagattttcaaaaggcAAAAAAGGAAAGAGCAAAAAGTTAGATACCACTTGCATAAAAAAATCGAGCTCATGGATGTGGGGTGGCGATAGTTTTTGCTTTAAGATGCCCTTCACGTATAGGCCAAAATTGAGAAGATATTTCTGGAAAAAATATCCGAGGCGTATATTTGCatattggtctcgtatttgataaccaatatttttaaatacGCACTTGAGATCAACTTAATGCCATGTAAAGGAAATACATTTCAGGAATTGGAACTTGTGATCTCGAATAAAAAAGCTCCAAAAGATTTGTTTGAAAAGCTTGTATTTTGTGGGATGTGtgcaaacaataatttttttatggaatACGAGGAAATGATAAATAGCATTATCATTCAAATATTACTCTGGCGAAGCATCATTTCTTTCCTTGAGTTGCTGTGTCTTTAAACTTGTCTATCACTTTGTTGAAGAACCCAAAGTATGAATTTGTTAGCattgaaatgaatatgaaaAATCTTTTTGGCGTAGTATGATTATGGTGAAGTTGTCACGTGCCAATGTCTATTACTTTCTCTTGAAACTTGTCCAACACTTGGCTTAATATTTTAATGCATTGTTTGTAAATCAGtcattttcaaatttatggatATGTATTATATTCAACTTTTATCATCTAATAGAGAATTTACTTAAAACTACAGCTTTTGAGTTTGGCGCAGTCAGGTCACTAGTAGATAAGCCAGTGCTAGCGAACATCATATCTCATATAGTTAAGTTGATTCGGTTGTCTGATGTGATCCTTGTGAGGACCATTATTCGCTAATTGTTTCTGTCTGTACCTTAtgagattatattgatttgtttctaTATAACATGTTTAATGTTGTTaaaagttcccttgattctgaAGCAAGGACTTACTTTTGTTGTTGCATTTGGGGTCGTGGAAAGCTGTTGGGTCGTCTGAACCCACCGTCCTGTGCATGTCCATCTACTATCTTACCAAGTTATTTCTGCTGACTTAACACGATTTAGATTCAGCTCTGAAGcctttattttaatttgatgCAAATTTTGAGAAATATGATTTGTTGCAAGTTCAAAATGCTGCAAAAGATATGGCCTCCCTGATCTGAATGTTAGATCAGTCTGATATCACTTTTGTGAGTGAATTTGTATAAGGAGTTGAGACTTTATATGTGCGTAAAAGCTGAAGAGTGTAAGTGGGTTTCAATATATGAAAACAAACTTGATGCATCAAGGTCGATTCCTGGTGCGAAATTTTGGAATGAATGTATGTAACCAAATCAAGCAGTATCAGGCTTGAGCTTGATTCGTTTAAGATTGTTTGAGGCTcaatcgagctcgattcgagcttttattatcaggctcgagctTGGTTTGTCTTGAAATTACCAAGCTCgagaaaagctcgagctcggctcgttaaaagcttgtttagcatgttaatcaagccaggcttgagcttgattaattaatagctcgtttaacatgtttaacaagcctggcttgagctcggctcgttttcgattgagcttgattcgagcttgttaaaaattaaatatatctataagctaattttaaatcagacataaaaatgtaaattcattcataaataaccaaaacgacacaaataagagctaaaaaacataaatcaatatattattgaacattccAAAATAATACATCTAGAATATTCATCATACACTGATATCCccatataaataacaatgaaataatttcaCCCTTTTAATACTTCAACTAAGTCTGGTGAGAAAGTAGGAAGGACGTCAAAGAATCCATTAAAATCAGGAATTACAAAATCATCTACAATAACAACTTGTCAAGTATCATGCAAAGTTCATAATAacattagtactaatatttttatttgtcttgtgttcaattccttccattgacattagtactaatatttttatttatcaactcaacaaatgaatCAAACTTAagcttacgagccacctaaacgagccgagctcgagctcgcgagcctatattcaaacatgtttgcgagctcacgagccgaatatctttaggcttgagcttggtttgattaatttttcgagctcaaaatcgagcttgagcttgacttgatatgattaacgaacgaactcaaacgagctttttatcgaaccgagcttcgaatagctcgcaaacagtttggttcatttacatccctataCGTAACCTTATTTGGTTGGGAAGTTGAAATTACTCCGTCAACAATCAACTTGAATATGCCGATTTCATGCATTCTTAACTCATCTACAAGGTGTATTCTGTGATGTTGACGTCTCATAAGGTCTGAAGGTCTATATATTTCTTGATTGATGATTGGTAACTTTGGCATACTTTCTTCATACAGGATGCTTGGAAAACAACGCTTCTCCTTAGAGTGAAGGAAGCATTGAAGGCCAAAGAGCTAGAGGAGGATGACCTTACCTAAAAGATCTTAGTAATTCGCTTGGACGGTTTCTTCGACattgttttcttgattattGTGCCTTCATTACTCTGTCTTGGTTGTGTATTATTATGCCTTCGTTACTCTGTTGTTTCTTTTGTACGACTTGATGAATTCTTAATTGCACAGAACGCTCTTGGTTCTCTCGGAAGGCTCTTGATTGTCTCCTAAACTTGTGTGATTTGACACTATGTGTTGGTTTGTGCGACTTCAGATTGTTTCAGTTTATGTTTCAACTTGTTCTTTCTATTGTTTTGGTGAACTAATACTTTCTTTAAAAAATCAGGTGATATATTTATCAAGGTTTTATAAAACGTGAAACATGCCGAAACATTGCTGTCAAATTTCAAGCTAAAATTTAACAAAATCAAAGCATAAACATATTAGttccaaaaatcacaaattCCATATATGACAACTTTCTTTAATTATTATCGGCTGAGTGTCGTCTCTCCGTCACAAAAAGTGTCATCTCACAATAACAAAGAAGGGGCTTCTAAGGGTAagtttaattttgatttttttgtttaaaaattttatattttctatATTTGCTTATTTAAAATCTAAAAttgaacttttaaaaaaaattaaaattaacttgttttttttatttgtttttttttctctgTTTCCTTGCTTAGTGCAGTCGAGCCAAGGTGGTCTGCTTTTTTCACGTTTTTGCTTGAATCGAAGCTTTTCTTTAACGGTTCGCACTTAATCGGGTTTTTTTCTCCATATATTCAATTTTCAGTGAGTTTTATTTGGCCATGGTACAATGGGAAAAATTCACTCAATGTAGCATAGAAAATGCTCGGAAGTATGAATATGTACCATCATCTTGTTTCTTATTCTCAATTCACGAAGTATTGAGTTTGGGAGTGGGAAAAAGGCTGATGGAGATGAGAGTTTCCCTCGctaacttattattttgaaatatttctttAGATGTATATACTTTTAGATATTATACAAGGTACAAGTGATATATTCCTGTGGTCATTGATAAATTGATTTCCCCTGAATGTGAATATAGGGTCTACTCAAAAACAGACATGTTACTATGAAAATCACGCTAATAAATGTTTTTTAGATAGTTTGAAATCTATATTATTGTCATTGAATTTCGTAAATCATATTTgagatataataaaatttacagaGATCATCATTCATTCTCAAGGACATCAGTTTACACCAAAGGGCTAAACCGATTATTGGATAAGTTTTTCGTACATTGCTGACACGGCCAAATTCAACTACACTACATCTTGTACGGATGTCAGAGAATGATGACCTGAACAAAAGACGCAACAACAGATCTTTTTTTTACATCCGTGACTGTTGCGGTTGAAGTCTATAAATAGATATGAAGATCAGTTGAGCAGGTGAACAAAGTTAGAAGAAAAACAATTATACACTTGCAATAACTCTTTGTTTCAAGCTTACATTCAATCAAAATTTATCATAAACTCAAGCACATTTTACAAAGTATTGTATCTAATCATTAAGGATCATTAAGTACTTAGGATTCTTTGTAATTCATTGTATTTGAGAATATTTTGTATACTGTTTCTTCGTTCAGTTGAGTAGACTAAGAGTTTCATTTTTGACAGTGTTAAGTTCAAACTAAACTAGGTCTATTGCAAATTGCTTGTAAAGATCAAATGTAACATCTACTACTTAAAAATACTGctaattttttatttgtaactaaattttgaaatttaaaatcttgCATGCATGCACTACTGCTGAAAATacaccttttaaaaataatcgtaaccAAATAACAGATaaaatactgcagtttaaaATTTGCCAACTCGACACTCAACCATTCatgaacaaaataaaataagtaaaATCCTGAAAATCAACATCGTAGCGCAATAACGTATAAGActgatcatgtctactcaaATCTCATGAAACGTGATGTAcggaaaagtgtggtcctctGGTCGTGTGCGCACATTCAGCCCTGGccactcagagttcggcacctcaaGCCTCCTCATCAAAATGCTCATCTgtatcacacacgcctagtgagtctaaagactcaacacacttgtaccgttaatagcaaatacaaATACATAagatgcaacagtgaaaaatacagTAACAAATTATGTTTCattaacttaaaagcataaacgtaaacatgtcatgaaaaatcatTTCGAGTCAAAACAGTTCATCGTATTatcatatacttatacattTACTTTGAATGAATtctgtaaggtccaggaaatttaaatttacgtaacctgaatgcatgcaatctagggttttatttaaattatgtgtttatttatttatacagtattttatgtataattattgcatggttaGGAGTCATTTCacgatatttttataatttcacgtattagggtttctagatgtaTTTCACGCTCGGACGAGGAATGGAGACCTGGGATtgtcaggaaaaatatttttttacatgattaattttaattaattattatgaggtgtttttaagggTGCTTTCGAAAAATGGACTTttgtgggtatttttactcgccgggtCGTATTTTTAATTAGTACGCAAATAGAGCTGTCAATATGGGCTGGGCCCGCTGGGTTGGCCCAGCCCGACAAGAAAATTTAATGGGTTGGGTTTTGATTTTGTTGGCCCCATTTAAATTCGGGCCTAAACGGGCCCAGTCGCTCGGGCTGTGGGTTGAATTGGGCCTAACCCGATGGGCTCGGGTTAGCCCATGGCCCATgggttaaataaaaaaattatttactaATAGTCTAATTCTAATTCTACCTTTGGACAATTGGACCGAGAAAGTGAGAAACCtaaataataattcattttCTCACAGCCACACTCCACGCTCCACAGCCTCCACCGACCACCAACTCTCCAATAGCTGCGGAAGGCAGACTGGCGGTCGCGGAAGCCATTTAATTCAATAAAGCTCAAAATCAGCGCCTTAAACCGGTGAGTGGGAAGTGCTTATAAGTTTTCAAACTCGTTAATTTTCTCCAAAGCTTCTTCCCTGTTCCAGATTCCGTAAAACCCAGAAATACTGTTTTTGTTGGCTCTATTTTTCATAACTCAAGTTAAGCTAAACTTTTATAATCTTCCGGTTGTTCAAGCTTTGAAAGTCGCTGTTGTTGCTTTGAATAAAATTAGAGAGTCAGTCAAGTATGTTAAAGGTTCGGAGACTAGGATGAAGAAGTTTCAAGAATGTGTACAAGCAGTCGGTAGCATTGATACTAGTATTGGCTTGCGATTGGATGTGTCTACTCGTTGGAACTCGACATATTTAATGCTTGATAGTGCCATCAAGTATAAGAAAGcttttgtttttcttcaattcaatgacaagaattataaattttgtccttCAAGTGAAGAGTGGAAAAGAGGAGAAAAAATATGTGAGTTCCTTGAGCCATTTTATGACACTACCAATTTGATCTCCGGTTCTTCTTATCCTAcatcaaatttatattttatgcaagtCTGTAAGATTGAAGTTTAAGGAAAACTTAATGCATGAAGATGAGGTGATAAGTGAtatgtgtaaaagaatgttGGGAAAGTTTGAAAAGTATTGGACACAATATAGCATGGTGCTTGCATTTGGATCCATTCTTGACCCACGGATAAAGCTTTCGATGTTGGAGTTTTTTTATTCCAAGGTTGAGAGTGATTTTGTTAAATGTCTCGAGAAGATAGAACTTGTGAAAGCAAAATTCTATAAGCTTTTTGATGAATATTATAAGACTGACAATGCAAGTTCTTCACGACCACGATCTTATTCTAGCACACAAATTGCTCCCCAAAGTGCAGGAGAAGGTAAAGGAAAGAGCAAAAGCATTTTTTATGTAAGTATTCTAATACTTTTTTTCTtgtattatttaattgatttatattttcatatcataattattgCAATTAATATAGGAAATGATGGCATATGAGAGCCAGACAATTACAAATGTTGGAAAATCTCAAATTGATCTTTATTTGGAGGAGCCAAAACTTGAATTTGCATATCATCAAGATTTGAATGTTTTGGAAGTACGGGAAGGATAAAAAACATCGGTACCCCCACCATAGCAATGATGGCATGTGATGTtttggctattccaattactactATTGCATCAGAAATAGCTTTTTCCATCGGTGCTCGTGTGCTTACCAAGTATAGAAGTTGTACACTTCCTGAAAAAATTCAAGCTCTTATTTGCACTCGCAATTGGTTGTATGGTTACGTTGGTAATTTTGTTTACAAATTTCTAGTTTGTTGTTGACTTAGTTGATAAAttagtttattattattttaattttaactacattcgtatttttgtattttaatgttGATCAAGGTAATGAAGACGAAACAAGTGTTAAAACAGCGTTGTCTAATCAGGGATCAAATGCTGAAATTGATAAAGggggagaggatgaagatgggggagaagaatttgatatgaataatTTCatgattaatgaaatttaaaaaattgtattGTTTTTTTTGTTTAGTTTGATGAACTTTAATTTCTTTGAACTCTTTAACTTTTTAGCACTTTGTTCGTTTATTTCACTGTCAATTGTGGCATTTCATGTTTTAACATTTACTCATCTTTGGATTCTTTGACCGCCAACAACCCTTTTTTATTCAGATTACAGCACAACGCTTTTTGTCAATTGTTTTGGGTGAACTACAGTATGCAAAACTAAGCAAATATATTGAaattgtttagatttttttagaCCCGTGGGTTGGCCCAACCCAACCCGCGGCCCATCTTTTGGTGGGCTGGGCTGGGATTTCCCAACCCACCAACCCGATGGGCCGGCCCGCCACAGGCCGACCACTTCCCAACCCGAGTCGGGCCGACCCAACCCGACACGGGCTGGCCCGATTGACAGCTCTATACGTAAATTTCATCGAATCAGggaactttttgagggctcagacaatattttcaaaagtaccaaa is part of the Primulina tabacum isolate GXHZ01 chromosome 18, ASM2559414v2, whole genome shotgun sequence genome and encodes:
- the LOC142533351 gene encoding alpha-soluble NSF attachment protein-like, which encodes MGDQIARAEEFEKKAEKKVGGWAIFGSKQEDAADLFDKAANAYKLGKSWDQAGAVYIKLANCYLKLDSKHEAANAYADAAHCYKKTNAKESIHCLQQSVNLFLDIGRLNMSARYYKEIAELYEQEENLEQAIVYYERAADLFQTEEVSTSANQCRQKIAQFAAQLEQYQKAIEIYEDIGRQSLNNNLLKYGVKGHLLNAGLCQLCKGDVVAINNALERYQDLDPTFSGTREYRLLEDLAAALDEEDVERFTGAIKEFDSMTRLDAWKTTLLLRVKEALKAKELEEDDLT